A region from the Rufibacter sp. DG15C genome encodes:
- a CDS encoding ACP phosphodiesterase — protein sequence MNYLAHLYLSGNDPELKFGNFIADGVRGAQILQFPERIQQGIKLHRLIDQFTDSHAVVKETIERLRPLYKKYAGVVADVYYDHFLAANFQQFSAVPLDVFAEESYAAIQSRPEWLPPKVQTFLPYMVNQNWLVSYAQVWGISKALKGLSRRTTFESNMETAGEELQLNYDFYHQEFNRFFPDLEKYVEEEIERINTLHLKS from the coding sequence TTGAACTACCTGGCCCACCTGTACCTGTCTGGCAATGACCCTGAACTGAAGTTCGGAAATTTTATAGCCGATGGCGTGCGCGGCGCCCAGATTCTACAGTTCCCGGAACGCATTCAACAGGGAATCAAGCTCCACCGCCTCATTGACCAGTTCACCGACAGCCACGCCGTGGTCAAGGAAACGATAGAGCGCCTTCGACCTTTGTACAAAAAATACGCAGGCGTAGTGGCAGATGTATACTATGACCATTTTCTGGCCGCCAACTTCCAGCAGTTCAGTGCCGTGCCTTTGGATGTTTTTGCCGAAGAGAGTTACGCCGCCATCCAAAGCAGACCGGAGTGGCTTCCACCAAAAGTGCAGACTTTTTTACCTTATATGGTTAACCAGAACTGGCTGGTTTCATATGCGCAGGTTTGGGGAATTTCTAAAGCCTTAAAGGGCTTGAGCCGGCGCACTACGTTTGAATCTAACATGGAAACTGCCGGCGAGGAGCTACAGCTTAACTATGACTTCTACCACCAAGAATTCAATCGCTTTTTTCCAGATTTGGAGAAGTATGTGGAAGAGGAAATAGAACGGATTAACACCTTGCACTTAAAATCATAG
- a CDS encoding DUF885 family protein — translation MKKTMLAGLLACGLFACQKSSNQDTEGGSSASGTRTNLNGLLKSYWDTNNRLFPLDATAQGDNRYNHLLPNDNTQAYRDTLQNFYQSYLDSLQQYNREKLAENDRISYDIFQYEMQTRLEGLKLNTWMIPFQQFWGLPLTMGQLGSGTGNQPFKTTKDYDNWLGRVQGFTAWADSAIGNFRSGMAAGVVLPKPLVAKMIPQLEALVVADPTKSLFYSPIQNFPKEVPAADRARLTEAYKKAITTQLVPTYQKLATFLQKEYLPKARTTTGIADVPGGKDIYNYYVKYWTTTDKTPDEIYETGKKEVARIRAEMEKVKNQVGFKGDMNAFFQHLKSDPKFMPYKKPEDVLNAFRAIQARIEPNLSKMFGRTPKTPFEIRQTEAFRAASASAEYNQGSPDGTRPGIFYVPILDATKFATTSGMESLFLHEAIPGHHYQISLQQENQDLPDFRRFAWYGAYGEGWALYTESLGKELGLYQDPYQYMGALGDEMHRAIRLVVDVGMHTKGMTREQAIQYFMENMAMSEEGVIAEVERYMAIPGQALSYKIGQLKIRELRAKYQQQLGSNFSLAAFHDEFLKDGAMPLKIVEKKMDDWAQNQKR, via the coding sequence ATGAAAAAAACCATGCTGGCTGGACTGTTGGCTTGCGGCCTGTTCGCGTGCCAGAAGTCCTCCAACCAAGACACCGAGGGCGGCTCCTCTGCTTCGGGCACCAGAACCAACCTCAACGGCCTGCTCAAATCCTACTGGGACACCAACAACCGACTGTTCCCCCTGGACGCCACCGCCCAAGGCGATAACCGCTACAACCACCTGTTGCCCAATGACAACACCCAGGCCTACCGCGACACTCTGCAGAACTTCTACCAGTCCTACCTGGACAGCCTGCAACAGTACAACCGCGAGAAGCTTGCTGAGAACGACCGCATTAGTTATGACATCTTCCAGTATGAGATGCAGACGCGCCTGGAGGGCCTGAAGCTCAACACCTGGATGATTCCGTTCCAGCAGTTCTGGGGCCTGCCCTTGACCATGGGCCAATTGGGTTCGGGCACCGGCAACCAGCCGTTCAAAACCACCAAAGACTATGACAACTGGCTGGGCCGCGTGCAAGGCTTCACCGCCTGGGCAGACAGCGCCATCGGTAATTTCCGGTCTGGTATGGCTGCGGGCGTAGTCTTGCCCAAGCCTTTGGTGGCCAAGATGATTCCGCAGCTGGAGGCCCTGGTGGTGGCAGACCCTACTAAGAGCTTGTTCTACTCGCCTATCCAGAACTTCCCGAAAGAAGTGCCTGCCGCCGACAGAGCGCGCCTGACGGAGGCCTACAAAAAAGCCATCACTACCCAACTGGTGCCTACCTACCAAAAGCTGGCCACGTTCCTGCAGAAAGAATACCTGCCCAAAGCCCGAACCACTACCGGCATAGCAGACGTGCCCGGCGGAAAGGACATCTATAACTACTACGTCAAGTACTGGACCACCACAGACAAGACCCCAGACGAAATCTATGAGACCGGTAAGAAAGAAGTAGCACGCATTAGAGCCGAAATGGAGAAGGTCAAAAACCAGGTTGGCTTTAAAGGCGACATGAACGCCTTCTTCCAGCATCTCAAGTCTGACCCCAAGTTCATGCCGTACAAGAAACCCGAAGACGTGCTGAACGCCTTCCGGGCCATTCAAGCCAGGATAGAACCCAACCTGTCCAAGATGTTCGGCCGTACGCCTAAAACGCCGTTTGAAATTAGACAAACCGAAGCCTTTAGAGCCGCCTCTGCCTCTGCCGAGTACAACCAAGGCTCCCCAGACGGCACCAGACCGGGCATTTTCTATGTGCCTATCCTGGACGCTACCAAGTTTGCCACCACCTCGGGCATGGAGTCTTTGTTCCTGCACGAAGCCATCCCCGGCCACCACTACCAAATCTCCCTGCAGCAGGAAAACCAAGACCTGCCAGACTTCAGGAGATTTGCCTGGTACGGTGCCTACGGCGAAGGCTGGGCCCTGTACACCGAGTCCCTGGGCAAAGAGCTAGGCCTGTACCAAGACCCCTACCAGTACATGGGCGCCCTGGGCGATGAGATGCACCGCGCCATCAGGCTGGTGGTTGACGTGGGCATGCACACCAAAGGCATGACAAGAGAGCAAGCCATCCAATACTTTATGGAGAACATGGCCATGTCTGAAGAAGGCGTCATTGCCGAAGTGGAGCGCTACATGGCCATCCCCGGCCAGGCCCTCTCTTACAAGATTGGCCAATTGAAGATTAGAGAACTCCGCGCCAAGTACCAGCAACAGCTCGGCTCCAACTTCTCCCTGGCCGCCTTCCATGACGAGTTCCTGAAAGACGGCGCCATGCCCTTGAAGATTGTAGAAAAGAAGATGGACGATTGGGCACAGAACCAAAAACGATAG
- a CDS encoding thymidylate synthase, which yields MQAYLDLMRHILDKGVKKEDRTGTGTISVFGYQMRFNLQEGFPLVTTKKVHLKSIIYELLWFLRGETNVKWLQERGVSIWDEWADANGDLGPVYGSQWRSWPTPDGGHIDQIAQVIQQIKNNPDSRRLIVSAWNVAEVNNMKLPPCHAFFQFYVAEGKLSCQLYQRSADVFLGVPFNIASYALLTKMVAQVCDLEPGEFIWTGGDTHLYTNHLEQTELQLSREPRPLPKMKLNPAVKDIFGFDFEDFTLEDYQPWPGIKAPVAV from the coding sequence ATGCAGGCTTACCTAGACTTGATGCGCCATATTCTGGACAAGGGCGTGAAGAAAGAAGACCGTACCGGCACTGGTACTATTAGTGTGTTTGGCTACCAGATGCGGTTTAACCTGCAAGAGGGCTTCCCGCTGGTGACCACCAAGAAAGTGCACCTCAAGTCTATTATCTATGAACTGCTCTGGTTTTTGCGGGGCGAAACTAATGTAAAGTGGTTGCAGGAGCGGGGCGTGAGCATTTGGGACGAATGGGCCGATGCCAACGGCGACCTGGGCCCGGTGTACGGCTCGCAGTGGCGGTCCTGGCCTACGCCCGACGGCGGACACATTGACCAGATTGCGCAGGTCATCCAGCAAATCAAGAACAACCCAGACTCCAGACGCCTGATTGTGAGTGCCTGGAACGTGGCCGAGGTCAACAACATGAAGTTACCGCCGTGCCATGCGTTCTTCCAGTTCTACGTAGCCGAGGGCAAACTCTCTTGCCAGCTCTACCAACGCTCAGCCGACGTATTTCTGGGCGTGCCCTTCAACATTGCCTCCTATGCGCTCCTCACCAAGATGGTGGCCCAAGTCTGCGACCTGGAACCCGGCGAATTCATCTGGACCGGCGGCGACACGCACCTGTACACCAACCACCTGGAGCAAACCGAACTTCAGTTAAGCCGTGAGCCCCGCCCATTGCCCAAAATGAAACTGAACCCCGCCGTGAAAGACATCTTCGGGTTTGACTTCGAAGATTTCACGCTGGAGGATTACCAGCCGTGGCCAGGCATTAAAGCGCCTGTGGCGGTGTAA
- a CDS encoding peptidylprolyl isomerase: MKIEENKVVTLTYELKVTNEEGESTLVEIADDENPMVFLYGVSGLPEKFEQELSGKESGQDFKFTLSSDEGYGDLDESAVVPVPKSVFEVDGKIDEEMVQEGNYIPMSDNEGNHMQGRIVSVHDDHVLMDFNHPLAGMDMHFEGKVVSVRDASPEEIAHGHVHGEGGHHH; the protein is encoded by the coding sequence ATGAAAATAGAAGAAAATAAAGTGGTGACGCTCACCTACGAACTTAAGGTAACCAACGAAGAAGGCGAGTCAACGCTAGTAGAAATTGCCGACGACGAGAACCCTATGGTGTTCTTGTATGGCGTGAGCGGATTGCCAGAGAAATTTGAGCAGGAATTGTCAGGCAAGGAGTCTGGCCAGGACTTCAAATTCACTCTTTCTTCTGATGAAGGCTACGGTGACCTGGACGAGAGCGCGGTGGTGCCGGTTCCAAAATCGGTGTTTGAGGTAGACGGCAAGATTGACGAGGAAATGGTGCAGGAAGGCAACTACATTCCTATGTCAGATAACGAAGGAAACCACATGCAAGGCCGCATTGTAAGCGTGCATGATGACCACGTTTTAATGGACTTCAACCACCCACTGGCTGGCATGGACATGCACTTTGAAGGCAAAGTAGTGAGTGTGCGCGATGCGTCTCCAGAGGAGATTGCCCACGGCCACGTACACGGCGAAGGCGGACACCACCACTAA
- a CDS encoding nitrate/nitrite transporter: MRSSFLPTIVLAQFACTSLWFAGNAVLPELIPLLQLEASSLPHLTSAVQLGFILGTLVFAVFTISDRFSPSKVFLVCALAGAGCNLSLLGASGLSTLLLSRFLTGFCLAGIYPVGMKIASDYHQRGLGKALGFLVGALVLGTAFPHLLKSLTQGLNWRYVIWGTSGLAVLGGLSLFWLVPDGPHRTKNTQPNFKAFFQIFRQKEFRAAAFGYFGHMWELYTLWAFVPVLLAFYAQAHPDAQLNIPLLSFAIIGIGAVACVLGGYLSGRIGSAKTAFGALAVSIVCCLLSPWLMGLPLVVFLGVLLVWGFAGPMDSPQFSTLVAQNAPAQVKGTALNIVNSLGFALTIVSIQFLRSIQGMVDPRYWFLFLAIGPLLGLWAMRRLVVKEE, encoded by the coding sequence TTGCGTAGTTCTTTTCTCCCCACCATCGTCCTTGCCCAATTTGCCTGCACCTCTCTTTGGTTTGCGGGCAATGCGGTGTTGCCTGAGCTGATTCCGCTGTTGCAGTTGGAGGCCAGTTCGTTGCCTCACCTCACGTCGGCGGTTCAGTTGGGGTTTATTCTGGGTACGTTGGTGTTTGCAGTGTTCACCATTTCAGATAGGTTCTCGCCGTCAAAGGTGTTTCTGGTGTGCGCGTTGGCAGGAGCGGGGTGTAATTTGAGTTTGTTGGGCGCCAGTGGGTTGAGTACGCTCTTGCTGTCAAGGTTTTTGACAGGCTTTTGCTTGGCGGGTATTTACCCGGTGGGCATGAAGATAGCCTCAGATTACCACCAACGCGGTTTGGGCAAGGCGCTGGGGTTTCTGGTAGGGGCTCTGGTGCTGGGTACGGCCTTTCCGCATCTACTCAAGAGCCTCACCCAAGGGCTGAATTGGCGCTACGTCATCTGGGGGACTTCGGGATTGGCGGTGTTGGGCGGGCTGAGCTTGTTTTGGTTGGTGCCTGACGGTCCGCACAGAACCAAAAACACGCAACCCAATTTCAAAGCCTTCTTCCAAATCTTCCGGCAGAAAGAATTCAGGGCCGCGGCGTTTGGGTACTTCGGGCACATGTGGGAACTGTACACCCTCTGGGCCTTCGTGCCGGTCCTGCTTGCCTTTTACGCCCAGGCGCATCCAGACGCTCAGCTCAACATTCCCTTACTTTCCTTTGCTATTATCGGCATTGGGGCCGTGGCCTGCGTGCTGGGCGGCTATCTTTCTGGCCGCATTGGCAGCGCGAAGACGGCTTTCGGGGCGTTGGCAGTTTCCATTGTCTGCTGTCTGCTGTCGCCGTGGTTGATGGGTTTGCCGTTGGTCGTTTTCCTGGGTGTGCTGTTGGTCTGGGGTTTCGCCGGGCCTATGGACTCTCCGCAGTTCTCCACGCTGGTAGCCCAGAACGCACCGGCCCAAGTTAAAGGCACCGCGCTCAACATTGTCAATTCCCTGGGCTTCGCGCTCACCATTGTCAGCATTCAATTCTTGAGAAGCATCCAAGGTATGGTAGACCCGCGCTATTGGTTTCTGTTCCTCGCCATAGGGCCGTTGCTGGGGTTGTGGGCAATGCGGAGGTTGGTTGTTAAGGAAGAATAG
- the leuS gene encoding leucine--tRNA ligase yields MSAEYDYKSIEQKWQRFWSENKTFKTEIDTSKPKFYSLDMFPYPSGAGLHVGHPLGYIASDIVSRYKRLKGFNVLHPMGFDSFGLPAEQYAIQTGQHPAVTTKQNIERYIEQLNNLGFSFDWDREVRTSDPSYYKWTQWIFMQLFNSWYNNDTDKAEPIETLVAILEKQGNIHVNAACDEDTPHVTADAWARLNEKEQQDFLLKYRLTFLSEAVVNWCPQLGTVLANDEVKDGVSERGGYPVERKLMKQWMMRITAYAERLLQGLDTIDWPEPVKEMQRNWIGKSVGAELRFQVDGHEHKHITVFTTRIDTIFGASFVVLAPEHEFVSEITAPEQRAEVEEYVAWAKNRSERDRMSDVKSVTGTFTGAFAINPISGEKIPVWIADYVLAGYGTGAVMAVPGHDSRDYAFAKKFNLPIPEVVAGGDLSKEAFAAKEGKIINSDFLNGLEVKDAIKAGIQRAEELGVGKARINYRMRDAVFGRQRYWGEPVPVYYKDGIPALLEESELPLVLPEVDAYLPTETGEPPLGRAQDWKYRGEFEYELSTMPGWAGSSWYWYRYMDAQNDKEFASKESIDYWQNVDLYIGGSEHATGHLLYSRFWNKFLFDLGMVNQEEPFKKLINQGMIQGRSNFVYRIKDTNTFVSYGLKDQHEVTALHVDVNIVENDILDLERFKAWRPDFAEAEFILEDGKYVVGVEIEKMSKSKHNVVNPDVLVEEYGADTLRMYEMFLGPLEQFKPWNTNGMDGVYKFLRRFWKLFMDEQGNWAVTEEEATPAELKALHKTLKKVEEDIERFSFGTSVSQFMICVNELTALKTKKRAILEPLTIALAPYAPHISEELWNRLGHKESITYATFPEWEEEYLTESTFDYPISVNGKVKSKLTFDLKLSKEDVEKEVLASEQVQKLLEGKPVKKVIVVPGKIVNVVI; encoded by the coding sequence ATGTCAGCAGAGTACGACTACAAATCCATAGAGCAGAAGTGGCAACGCTTCTGGAGCGAGAACAAGACCTTCAAGACGGAGATTGACACCAGCAAACCCAAGTTTTACTCCTTGGACATGTTCCCGTATCCATCGGGGGCTGGTTTGCACGTGGGTCACCCGCTAGGGTACATCGCCTCTGACATTGTAAGCCGCTACAAGCGCTTGAAAGGTTTCAACGTGTTGCACCCCATGGGCTTCGACTCGTTTGGTTTGCCAGCGGAGCAGTATGCCATCCAGACGGGCCAGCACCCTGCCGTTACCACCAAGCAGAACATTGAGCGCTACATTGAACAGTTGAACAACCTGGGCTTCTCCTTTGACTGGGACCGCGAAGTGCGCACCTCAGACCCCAGCTACTACAAGTGGACGCAGTGGATTTTCATGCAGCTCTTCAACAGCTGGTACAACAACGACACTGACAAAGCGGAGCCGATTGAAACGTTGGTAGCCATTTTAGAGAAGCAGGGAAACATTCACGTGAATGCCGCCTGTGACGAGGACACGCCGCACGTGACCGCTGATGCCTGGGCCAGGTTAAACGAGAAAGAACAGCAAGATTTTCTGTTGAAATACAGACTGACCTTCTTGTCTGAAGCCGTGGTCAATTGGTGTCCGCAGTTGGGCACCGTATTGGCCAATGACGAGGTAAAAGATGGCGTTTCTGAGCGCGGCGGTTACCCGGTAGAGCGCAAGCTCATGAAGCAGTGGATGATGCGCATCACCGCCTACGCTGAGCGCCTGTTGCAAGGTCTGGATACCATTGACTGGCCTGAGCCGGTTAAGGAGATGCAACGCAACTGGATTGGCAAGTCGGTGGGTGCCGAGCTACGATTTCAGGTAGACGGCCATGAGCACAAACACATCACAGTGTTCACCACGCGTATTGACACCATCTTCGGGGCTAGCTTTGTAGTCTTAGCCCCAGAGCATGAATTTGTATCTGAGATTACCGCTCCTGAACAACGCGCCGAAGTTGAGGAATACGTAGCCTGGGCCAAGAACCGCTCAGAACGCGACCGCATGTCTGACGTGAAATCCGTGACGGGTACCTTTACCGGAGCCTTTGCCATCAACCCCATCTCTGGGGAGAAAATCCCGGTATGGATTGCGGACTACGTATTGGCGGGTTACGGAACGGGCGCCGTCATGGCTGTTCCAGGGCATGATTCCCGTGACTATGCCTTCGCGAAGAAATTCAATCTGCCTATCCCTGAAGTAGTAGCAGGTGGAGATTTAAGCAAAGAAGCCTTCGCCGCCAAGGAAGGAAAAATCATCAACTCAGATTTCCTGAACGGCCTGGAGGTGAAAGACGCCATTAAAGCCGGTATTCAGCGAGCCGAGGAACTAGGCGTAGGCAAAGCCCGCATCAATTACCGCATGCGTGACGCCGTGTTTGGCCGCCAGCGCTATTGGGGCGAACCCGTTCCAGTGTATTACAAAGACGGCATTCCTGCCTTGTTAGAAGAAAGCGAACTGCCGCTGGTCTTGCCAGAGGTAGACGCCTACTTGCCGACAGAGACCGGTGAGCCTCCTTTGGGCCGTGCACAAGACTGGAAATACCGCGGTGAGTTTGAGTACGAATTGAGTACCATGCCCGGTTGGGCGGGTTCCAGCTGGTACTGGTACCGCTACATGGACGCCCAGAATGACAAGGAGTTTGCGAGTAAAGAATCGATTGACTACTGGCAGAATGTGGACCTATATATTGGTGGTTCTGAGCACGCTACGGGCCACCTCCTCTATTCCCGCTTCTGGAACAAGTTCTTATTTGACCTGGGCATGGTAAACCAGGAAGAGCCCTTCAAAAAGCTCATCAACCAGGGCATGATTCAGGGTAGGTCTAACTTTGTGTACCGCATCAAAGACACCAATACCTTTGTCTCTTATGGTTTGAAAGACCAGCATGAGGTAACCGCCCTGCACGTGGATGTGAACATCGTGGAGAATGACATTCTGGATTTGGAGCGCTTTAAAGCCTGGCGACCTGACTTCGCGGAAGCCGAATTCATTCTGGAGGACGGCAAATATGTGGTGGGTGTGGAGATTGAGAAGATGTCTAAGTCGAAGCACAACGTAGTAAACCCAGATGTGCTGGTAGAAGAATACGGTGCCGACACTTTGCGCATGTATGAGATGTTCTTAGGACCGTTAGAGCAGTTCAAGCCCTGGAATACCAACGGAATGGACGGCGTGTACAAGTTCCTGCGTCGCTTCTGGAAACTCTTCATGGATGAGCAAGGGAACTGGGCTGTGACCGAGGAGGAAGCTACTCCTGCCGAGTTGAAAGCCCTGCACAAAACACTCAAGAAAGTAGAAGAAGACATTGAGCGCTTCTCCTTCGGGACCAGCGTGAGTCAGTTCATGATTTGCGTGAATGAACTAACGGCTTTGAAAACGAAGAAACGCGCCATTCTGGAGCCTTTGACCATTGCCCTGGCTCCTTACGCGCCGCACATATCTGAAGAGCTTTGGAACCGTCTGGGACACAAGGAGAGCATCACCTACGCCACCTTCCCAGAGTGGGAAGAGGAGTACCTCACAGAAAGCACCTTTGACTACCCAATCTCCGTGAACGGGAAAGTGAAATCAAAGCTCACCTTCGACCTGAAATTGTCTAAAGAAGACGTAGAGAAAGAGGTTTTGGCGTCTGAACAGGTTCAGAAATTGCTGGAGGGAAAGCCAGTGAAAAAGGTGATTGTGGTGCCTGGCAAGATTGTTAACGTTGTGATCTAG
- a CDS encoding pyridoxamine 5'-phosphate oxidase family protein, with protein MENQSNNQQKDIKTLLDKIKAIDVAMLSTVEPDGTIRSRPMRHMKADENATIWFLTGYASGKTHEIKNESHVNLSYADPSNNLYVSISGHATVNRDQQKIDELWNPAMKAWFPEGKEDPNIGVLKITIDQAEYWDSPNSAVVHLYGMAKAIITGEPAHPGENKKINL; from the coding sequence ATGGAAAACCAATCAAATAATCAGCAGAAAGACATTAAAACCCTGTTAGACAAAATAAAGGCCATTGACGTGGCCATGCTCAGCACTGTGGAGCCCGACGGCACCATTCGGTCGCGGCCCATGCGGCACATGAAGGCAGATGAGAATGCTACCATCTGGTTTTTGACCGGCTACGCCTCTGGCAAGACGCATGAGATTAAAAACGAAAGCCACGTGAACCTGAGCTACGCCGACCCAAGCAACAACCTGTATGTGTCCATCTCGGGCCACGCCACCGTGAACCGCGACCAGCAGAAGATTGACGAGCTTTGGAACCCTGCCATGAAAGCCTGGTTCCCCGAAGGCAAGGAAGACCCGAACATTGGCGTCCTGAAAATCACCATTGACCAGGCCGAGTACTGGGATTCACCGAACAGCGCCGTGGTGCATTTGTACGGCATGGCAAAAGCGATAATAACCGGAGAGCCCGCCCACCCCGGCGAAAACAAAAAGATTAATTTGTAG
- a CDS encoding spheroidene monooxygenase codes for MSPSAPFSPAHTTLSLFGVKPGHWRWGLAQMGTSQPALRKVKGLNFFKLLGSGQGRGFSLKPNWYRYGLMATWDSPAAAQDFLEGHPLLQEYREHTFEQYHLGLQPLQAHGLWSGRNPFTTETYPSPDNAPIAVLTRATIRLTKAMDFWKHVPQASASLDDAQGLLASIGLGEAPLIRQATFSLWQNESDMKAYAYRTASHRDVITRTRTQGWYSEELFARFTPISSHGTWNGVDPLGGLL; via the coding sequence TTGTCACCCTCTGCCCCTTTTTCCCCAGCGCACACTACCCTATCCCTGTTTGGCGTTAAACCCGGGCATTGGCGGTGGGGCCTGGCGCAGATGGGCACCTCGCAGCCTGCCTTGAGAAAAGTCAAAGGCCTCAACTTCTTCAAGCTCTTGGGCAGTGGGCAGGGCCGCGGTTTCAGCCTCAAGCCCAACTGGTACCGCTACGGCCTCATGGCCACTTGGGACTCCCCTGCCGCCGCACAGGACTTTCTGGAAGGCCACCCACTGTTGCAGGAATACCGGGAGCACACCTTTGAACAATACCACCTGGGCTTACAACCCTTGCAGGCGCATGGCCTTTGGAGCGGTAGGAATCCTTTCACCACAGAAACCTATCCTTCCCCAGATAACGCGCCCATTGCCGTGCTCACCCGCGCCACCATCCGGCTCACCAAAGCCATGGACTTCTGGAAACACGTGCCCCAGGCCAGCGCCAGTCTAGACGATGCCCAAGGCTTGTTAGCCTCCATTGGCCTAGGCGAAGCGCCTTTAATCAGACAGGCTACTTTCAGCCTATGGCAGAATGAGTCCGATATGAAAGCCTACGCCTATAGAACCGCCTCGCACAGGGACGTCATCACCAGAACCAGAACCCAGGGTTGGTATTCAGAAGAGCTGTTCGCCCGCTTCACTCCCATCAGCAGTCATGGCACCTGGAACGGGGTTGACCCTTTGGGTGGTTTGCTGTAG
- a CDS encoding AAA domain-containing protein — protein sequence MNDILNELLDVKALLKLEQEEDRKQYQLKNALTTIAERKRLGICWYPVQITKQEVGFGNKMVVELERSSGRDQLHMFQAGSSASLFTNGDGGALNGVVLEVKRNKLRLATSKEDLPDWLEEGGRLGIELTFDEVSYREMDIALMKVMEAEKSRLAQLRDILLGSEPATFRREKEFAPIEVLNPSQNAAVKNIMQAVDVAIIHGPPGTGKTTTLVQAILETLKAGERRLLVTAPSNTAVDLLTEKLAEQGVNVIRIGNPSRVSEVLLEHTLDAQVMHHRDYRQLKKLRKSAEEYKAMGSQFKRNFGWEEKEQRRRYKDESKKLLNEAEDVERYITEDLLDHVEVVTCTLVGSANRVIRHLKYDTVFIDEAAQALEPACWIPITRANRVVLAGDHHQLPPTVKSMIAERNGLAKTLFEKCIARQPETAVMLTTQYRMHQHIMGFSNTQFYKGELQAHESVEAATLQEVHPQFDPGLIVEFIDTAGCGYNETTIAEGSSTANPEEADLLIKHLLNLLTPYEPAGLNEEGEERPLKIGIISPYRAQINYLKDQVEHEPKLHQLQQRRQLSVGTVDSFQGQERDIIYISMVRSNPEGEIGFLADIRRMNVAMTRAKKKMVIVGDSATLGEHPFYQEFLTYAETIGAYRSAWELLSPGEAE from the coding sequence ATGAACGACATTCTCAACGAATTACTGGACGTAAAGGCCCTGCTCAAACTGGAGCAGGAAGAAGACCGCAAGCAGTACCAGCTAAAGAACGCCCTCACCACCATTGCTGAGCGCAAGCGGCTAGGCATCTGCTGGTACCCCGTGCAGATTACCAAGCAGGAAGTAGGCTTCGGGAACAAGATGGTAGTGGAGCTGGAGCGCTCCTCGGGCCGCGACCAGTTGCACATGTTCCAGGCGGGTTCCTCGGCGTCTTTGTTTACCAACGGGGACGGTGGGGCCTTGAATGGTGTGGTGCTGGAAGTAAAACGCAACAAACTGCGCCTGGCCACCTCCAAAGAAGACCTCCCCGACTGGCTGGAGGAAGGCGGCCGGCTAGGCATAGAACTCACCTTTGATGAGGTCAGCTACCGCGAGATGGACATTGCCCTCATGAAGGTGATGGAAGCAGAGAAAAGCCGCTTGGCCCAGCTGCGGGACATTCTGTTAGGCAGTGAACCAGCTACGTTCAGAAGAGAGAAAGAATTTGCGCCTATTGAGGTGTTAAACCCGTCGCAGAACGCGGCGGTCAAAAACATTATGCAGGCCGTAGACGTGGCCATCATCCATGGGCCTCCGGGCACCGGCAAAACCACCACCCTGGTGCAGGCCATCCTGGAAACCTTGAAAGCCGGTGAGCGCCGCTTATTGGTGACTGCGCCTAGCAACACCGCCGTGGACTTGCTCACTGAAAAATTGGCCGAGCAAGGTGTGAACGTGATTAGAATAGGCAATCCGTCTAGGGTCTCTGAAGTCTTGCTGGAGCATACCTTGGATGCGCAGGTCATGCACCATCGTGACTACCGCCAGCTCAAGAAACTGCGCAAGTCCGCCGAGGAATACAAGGCCATGGGCAGTCAGTTTAAGCGCAACTTTGGCTGGGAAGAAAAAGAACAGCGCCGTCGCTACAAAGACGAAAGCAAGAAACTGCTCAATGAGGCAGAGGACGTGGAGCGCTACATCACCGAGGATTTGCTGGACCACGTGGAAGTGGTGACTTGTACCCTGGTAGGCTCGGCTAACCGCGTGATTCGGCATTTAAAATATGACACGGTGTTCATTGACGAGGCCGCACAAGCCCTGGAGCCTGCCTGCTGGATTCCCATCACCCGTGCCAACCGCGTAGTACTGGCCGGCGACCACCACCAGTTGCCGCCCACGGTCAAATCCATGATTGCCGAGCGCAACGGCCTGGCCAAAACCCTGTTTGAGAAGTGCATCGCGCGTCAGCCCGAAACGGCGGTCATGCTCACCACGCAGTACCGCATGCACCAGCACATCATGGGCTTCTCCAACACCCAGTTTTACAAAGGCGAATTGCAGGCGCATGAGAGCGTAGAAGCCGCCACCTTGCAAGAGGTGCATCCGCAGTTTGACCCGGGCTTGATTGTGGAGTTCATAGACACGGCCGGGTGCGGCTACAATGAAACCACCATCGCCGAAGGCAGCAGTACTGCCAACCCAGAGGAGGCTGATTTGCTCATTAAGCATTTACTTAACCTCTTAACGCCCTATGAGCCCGCCGGCCTGAACGAGGAAGGCGAAGAACGTCCGTTGAAGATAGGCATCATCTCGCCGTACCGCGCGCAAATCAATTACTTGAAAGACCAGGTAGAGCATGAACCCAAACTGCACCAACTGCAACAGCGTAGGCAGCTGTCGGTGGGCACGGTAGACTCCTTCCAGGGGCAGGAACGGGACATCATCTACATCTCCATGGTGCGCAGTAACCCAGAGGGTGAGATTGGGTTTCTGGCCGACATTCGCCGCATGAACGTGGCCATGACCCGGGCCAAGAAAAAGATGGTGATTGTGGGCGACAGTGCCACCTTGGGCGAGCATCCTTTCTACCAGGAATTTTTGACCTACGCCGAAACCATTGGCGCCTACCGCAGTGCCTGGGAGCTGTTATCGCCCGGCGAGGCGGAGTAA